Proteins from a genomic interval of Oncorhynchus nerka isolate Pitt River linkage group LG13, Oner_Uvic_2.0, whole genome shotgun sequence:
- the ccnh gene encoding cyclin-H isoform X2, with protein sequence MFHISSQKKYWTFDNEESLEQLRYEANQKYRNKMLASGKPGVSDAVFLEAHEENVLFRHYEKRLLDFCNVFKPVMPKSVVGTAIMYFRRFYLNNSLMEYHPRTIMLICAYLSCKVDEFNVSSTQFVGNLLQESAAGQERALEQILEYELLLIQQLNFHLVVHTPYRPMEGLLIDIKTRYPLLENPESLRKSVDDFLTRVTLTDSGLLFPPSQIAMTAILNSASRAGLSMESYLTECMGLKEDKETLLKMYDAMRRIKSLMKKYELPKPDEVNAYKVKLERVHADFGTNSNMKRKRGYEDDDHVAKEPRMTEEEWTDEDLDDL encoded by the exons atgtttcacaTTAGCTCACAGAAAAAGTACTGGACATTCGACAATGAAGAAAGTCTGGAACAACTGAGATATGAAGCCAACCAGAAATATCGCAACAAAATGCTTGCCAGTGGGAAG CCTGGGGTTAGTGACGCCGTGTTCCTGGAGGCTCACGAGGAGAATGTCCTTTTCAGACACTATGAGAAGAGACTCCTTGACTTCTGTAATGTTTTCAAGCCTGTGATGCCCAAGTCTGTTGTG GGTACAGCGATCATGTATTTCCGGAGATTTTACCTGAACAACTCACTGATGGAATACCACCCCAGAACAATCAT GCTGATCTGTGCCTACCTGTCCTGTAAGGTGGATGAGTTTAATGTGTCCAGCACCCAGTTTGTGGGGAATCTTCTGCAGGAGAGTGCGGCCGGGCAGGAGAGGGCTCTTGAACAGATTTTGGAGTATGAGCTCCTTCTCATTCAGCAGCTCAACTTCCACCTGGTGGTGCACACCCCCTACAGACCTATGGAGGGCCTGCTCATAGACATCAAG ACAAGGTACCCTCTTCTggagaacccagagtctctgaggAAGAGTGTTGATGACTTCCTGACGAGGGTCACCCTGACAGACAGTGGGCTGCTGTTTCCCCCATCTCAGATAGCCATGACAGCCATCCTGAACAGTGCGTCGCGGGCCGGCCTCAGCATGGAGAG CTATCTGACCGAATGTATGGGACTGAAGGAGGACAAAGAAACTCTCTTAAAGATGTACGACGCGATGAGAC GGATAAAAAGTCTCATGAAAAAGTATGAACTTCCAAAACCAGACGAGGTGAACGCTTACAAAGTGAAACTGGAGAGGGTCCATGCTGACTTTGGCACAAACTCCAACAT